From the Cryptomeria japonica chromosome 2, Sugi_1.0, whole genome shotgun sequence genome, one window contains:
- the LOC131060621 gene encoding gibberellin 2-beta-dioxygenase 8: MGIAEGGCDNIPPFLVEYKDLFHGLEREESDEKMVSSSSSSLMCELPLIDLSHRQRDMGIAEGGCDNIPPFHVKYKNLLHGLEREDADEKMISSSSSSLMCELPLIDLSHRQGNESERNKCADDMARAASQWGFFQLINHGVPQATINQIQKQQKRAFDLPFEYKLKFGCYRWGTPTAQTAKQLCWTEAFHVPLAANSKEQLQLNEFSSIRMAIEEYGHAMARLAQEVAGILAEKLGAKTEKATSYLRTNYTYNTSVLRLNRYPQCPVSSSVHGLIPHTDSDFLTILQQDQVGGLEIMKDGKWVCVKPEANALIVNIGDLMQAWSNDVYKSVQHRALANNTKQRMSIAFFLCPSQDTVISKHDGDSNPPLYRTFTFRDFKAQISEEVRLNGCKIGLPGFLL, encoded by the exons ATGGGTATTGCAGAAGGTGGTTGTGATAACATTCCACCATTTCTTGTGGAGTACAAGGATTTGTTCCATGGATTAGAAAGAGAAGAATCGGATGAGAAAatggtttcttcttcttcttcttcattgatgTGTGAGCTGCCATTGATAGACCTCAGCCATAGGCAACGTGATATGGGTATTGCAGAAGGTGGTTGTGATAACATTCCACCCTTTCATGTGAAGTACAAGAATTTGCTTCATGGATTAGAAAGAGAAGACGCAGATGAGAAaatgatttcttcttcttcttcatcattgatgTGTGAGCTGCCATTGATAGACCTCAGCCATAGGCAAGGTAATGAAAGTGAGAGAAACAAGTGTGCAGATGACATGGCCAGGGCTGCTTCTCAGTGGGGATTCTTTCAGCTCATAAACCATGGAGTTCCCCAAGCTAcaatcaatcaaatccaaaagcagcAGAAGAGAGCCTTTGATCTGCCCTTTGAATATAAGCTCAAGTTTGGATGTTATAGATGGGGAACTCCAACTGCTCAGACTGCAAAACAGTTGTGCTGGACAGAAGCTTTCCATGTTCCCCTGGCTGCAAACTCAAAAGAGCAGTTGCAACTCAATGAATTCTCCAGCATCAG AATGGCGATTGAAGAATATGGGCACGCCATGGCCAGACTGGCACAAGAAGTTGCAGGAATTCTAGCAGAGAAGCTTGGAGCAAAAACAGAGAAAGCCACTTCTTATTTGAGAACAAACTACACATACAATACCTCTGTACTTCGTTTAAACAGATACCCACAATGCCCAGTGTCCTCCAGTGTCCATGGATTGATACCACACACAGACAGTGATTTTCTGACCATTTTACAGCAAGACCAAGTTGGGGGTTTGGAGATAATGAAGGATGGCAAATGGGTGTGTGTAAAACCAGAGGCAAATGCTCTGATTGTCAACATTGGAGATCTGATGCAGGCATGGAGCAACGATGTGTACAAAAGTGTGCAACACAGAGCACTTGCAAACAATACAAAGCAGCGAATGTCTATTGCATTTTTCCTCTGCCCTTCACAAGACACTGTTATTAGTAAACATGATGGTGATTCAAATCCACCACTTTATAGGACTTTCACATTCAGAGATTTTAAGGCACAAATTAGTGAGGAGGTGCGCCTCAATGGATGTAAGATTGGCCTTCCTGGATTTCTCCTTTAG